In Symmachiella dynata, the following are encoded in one genomic region:
- a CDS encoding 2-oxoacid:ferredoxin oxidoreductase subunit beta yields the protein MSTDSSALPVLTAKDFASDQELRWCPRCGDYSILAQMKKVLPKLGIPKENFVFVSGIGCSSRFPYYMNTYGFHGIHGRAPALATGVKVSRPDLSVWVITGDGDALSIGGNHLMHAIRRNIDLKIILFNNQIYGLTKGQYSPTSPLGSRTKSTPMGSVDNPLTPLCVAIGSEATFVARAVDVDIKGLVNTLERAAAHKGTAFVEVYQDCNVFNPGAFEYATDKKLKEDNLIYLEHGKPLIFGKDGQKGIRLNEMKPEIVELGKGISEDDLLFHDEKAEEPSLAFLLSRMRHPEFPEPVGVFRDVEKPVYDDRVNAQVDAAIQDKGEGDLEALFNSGDTWTVT from the coding sequence ATGAGCACTGATTCGTCAGCTTTGCCGGTTCTCACCGCGAAAGATTTCGCGAGTGATCAGGAACTTCGCTGGTGCCCCCGTTGCGGGGACTATTCCATCTTGGCGCAGATGAAGAAGGTTTTGCCCAAACTCGGCATTCCTAAAGAAAACTTCGTCTTCGTTTCAGGAATTGGATGTTCCAGTCGGTTCCCCTATTACATGAACACCTATGGGTTCCACGGAATCCATGGACGTGCTCCCGCACTGGCGACCGGTGTGAAGGTCAGCCGGCCGGACCTGAGTGTGTGGGTCATTACCGGCGACGGTGACGCTCTGTCGATCGGCGGCAATCACTTGATGCACGCCATCCGTCGCAATATCGATCTGAAGATCATTCTGTTCAACAACCAAATCTACGGACTGACCAAGGGGCAATACTCACCCACCAGCCCGCTCGGTTCGCGAACCAAAAGTACGCCGATGGGCTCGGTCGACAACCCTTTGACGCCGTTGTGTGTCGCCATCGGCTCCGAAGCGACCTTCGTTGCACGGGCCGTTGATGTCGACATTAAGGGGTTGGTCAATACGCTGGAACGCGCCGCTGCTCACAAAGGGACGGCATTCGTCGAAGTCTATCAAGACTGCAACGTGTTCAATCCCGGTGCATTCGAATATGCCACCGATAAGAAACTCAAAGAAGACAACCTGATTTACCTGGAGCACGGCAAACCGTTGATCTTTGGTAAAGATGGTCAAAAAGGGATTCGTCTCAATGAGATGAAGCCGGAGATTGTCGAACTCGGCAAGGGAATTTCCGAAGACGACCTGCTGTTCCACGATGAAAAAGCAGAAGAGCCAAGTTTGGCGTTTCTGCTTTCCCGTATGCGACATCCCGAATTCCCCGAACCGGTTGGTGTCTTTCGCGATGTCGAAAAACCGGTCTACGACGATCGGGTCAATGCCCAAGTCGACGCCGCGATTCAGGACAAAGGCGAAGGCGACCTGGAAGCCCTCTTCAACAGTGGCGATACTTGGACCGTGACCTAA
- a CDS encoding 2-oxoacid:acceptor oxidoreductase subunit alpha, with translation MAATDAATSESPEQKPLEEVETVVVRFCGDSGDGMQLAGTQLTNVSAVFGNDVVTLPDFPAEIRAPAGTLGGVSGFQISFSSDDIFTPGDEVDTLVAMNPAALKTNIADLKRGGTLIVNEDAFEKGNLQKAHYDHNPLENEVELSNFRVHKVPMTRLTRDSVAELGLSLKIADRCKNFFALGLVFWLYDRDPKPTTDWITTKFGKNPAIAQANMNALTAGSNYGFSTESFTVHYQVPPAKLPPGKYRKITGNEATAIGLATAAKLSGKKLFYAGYPITPASDILHELSKLKNFGVRTCQVEDEIAAMTAVVGAAYSGELAVTASSGPGICLKAEAMGLGVMTELPMVIINVQRGGPSTGLPTKTEQSDLMLAMYGRNGDCPLPVVAASAPADCFKMAQEAFRLATEFMTPVILLTDGYIANGAEPWRIPEMSELRPIEIVHPEGVTNGDEEKFLPYARNEKLTRPWAIPGTPGLQHRVGGLEKSDGTGNVDYSPENHEHMVKTRQAKVDGIANFIPEQSVEGPEQGDVLVLSWGGTYGSTRTAVRECLRAGKSVALAHLQYLNPMPRNLGEVISKYKRVLIPELNTGQLRLLIRSYFLVDAVGYNKIQGKPFLVSELVAKIDEVLADCQDT, from the coding sequence ATGGCTGCGACAGACGCCGCCACGTCCGAGTCCCCCGAGCAGAAGCCTCTTGAAGAGGTCGAAACAGTAGTTGTTCGATTTTGCGGAGATAGCGGCGACGGCATGCAATTGGCGGGAACACAGTTAACCAACGTGTCCGCCGTATTTGGCAACGATGTGGTCACGCTTCCTGACTTTCCCGCGGAAATCCGGGCTCCTGCCGGAACGCTGGGTGGGGTGAGCGGATTCCAGATTAGCTTTTCCAGCGACGATATTTTCACTCCGGGGGACGAGGTCGATACCTTGGTCGCCATGAACCCGGCGGCGCTGAAAACGAATATCGCGGATCTCAAGCGGGGTGGGACGTTAATCGTCAATGAGGATGCTTTTGAAAAAGGCAACCTGCAAAAGGCGCATTACGACCACAATCCGTTGGAAAACGAAGTCGAACTGTCCAACTTCCGTGTGCATAAAGTTCCTATGACGCGGTTGACGCGCGATTCCGTGGCTGAATTGGGCCTATCGCTGAAAATCGCGGACCGCTGTAAGAACTTTTTCGCGCTCGGTTTGGTCTTCTGGTTGTATGACCGCGACCCCAAGCCAACGACCGATTGGATCACCACCAAATTTGGCAAAAATCCGGCGATCGCTCAGGCCAACATGAACGCGCTTACTGCGGGTTCTAACTATGGCTTCTCGACCGAGTCGTTCACCGTCCATTATCAGGTCCCGCCGGCTAAGTTACCGCCGGGCAAATACCGCAAAATTACCGGCAACGAAGCGACGGCAATCGGGTTGGCAACAGCTGCGAAATTGTCGGGCAAGAAATTGTTTTATGCCGGGTACCCGATTACACCCGCCAGCGATATCTTGCATGAACTCTCGAAGTTGAAAAACTTTGGCGTACGCACCTGCCAGGTGGAAGACGAGATCGCTGCGATGACGGCGGTGGTCGGTGCCGCCTACTCCGGTGAGTTGGCCGTGACCGCGAGCAGTGGGCCGGGGATTTGTCTGAAAGCTGAGGCGATGGGCCTGGGCGTGATGACGGAATTGCCGATGGTGATCATCAACGTCCAACGTGGCGGACCGAGTACCGGCTTGCCCACGAAAACAGAGCAATCGGACTTGATGTTAGCCATGTACGGTCGCAACGGCGATTGTCCGTTGCCCGTTGTGGCGGCTTCGGCACCGGCCGATTGCTTTAAGATGGCTCAAGAAGCCTTCCGCCTGGCGACAGAGTTCATGACCCCGGTGATCCTATTGACCGACGGTTATATCGCCAACGGTGCCGAACCGTGGCGGATTCCAGAGATGTCAGAATTGCGGCCGATCGAAATTGTCCATCCCGAAGGGGTGACCAACGGCGATGAGGAGAAATTTCTCCCTTATGCTCGCAATGAAAAGCTGACGCGTCCCTGGGCGATTCCGGGAACACCCGGATTGCAACATCGCGTTGGTGGCTTAGAGAAATCCGACGGCACCGGCAACGTCGATTACTCGCCGGAAAACCATGAGCATATGGTGAAAACCCGGCAGGCAAAAGTCGATGGCATCGCCAATTTCATCCCCGAGCAGAGTGTCGAAGGGCCCGAGCAGGGGGATGTGCTGGTTTTGAGCTGGGGCGGAACTTACGGCTCAACACGAACCGCCGTGCGAGAATGCCTGCGGGCCGGTAAATCAGTGGCGCTCGCACATTTGCAATACCTGAATCCCATGCCCCGCAATCTGGGTGAGGTGATTTCGAAATACAAAAGAGTTTTAATTCCTGAATTGAACACCGGACAACTGCGATTATTGATTCGCAGTTATTTCCTAGTTGATGCGGTGGGCTATAATAAAATTCAGGGGAAACCATTCTTGGTGAGCGAGTTGGTAGCCAAGATCGACGAAGTATTGGCGGATTGTCAGGATACCTAA
- a CDS encoding Bax inhibitor-1 family protein — MNQSDDFAPRPHYDVNDLFAADAADDARAKFLRLTYSHLMLAILAFIGLTYVFLHTQFILEPMIRMIQGGQWFIVLIAFIAVSWIADRWARSDTSIGMQYLGLALYTVAEAIIFVPLLYIAQVTAGPDVIPTAAGLTMLATAVLTAVVFITGKDFSFLRTLLIVLSFTLLAAFGASVFFGLNMPVTLFAGIGVVLGSGMVLYSTSNVLHHYRTDQYVAASLSLFAAIALLFWYILQLVMSRD; from the coding sequence ATGAACCAATCCGATGATTTCGCCCCCCGCCCTCATTACGACGTCAACGACCTGTTTGCCGCCGATGCCGCGGATGATGCCCGCGCAAAATTTCTGCGGCTGACCTACAGCCACCTGATGCTGGCGATTTTGGCCTTCATAGGACTGACGTATGTGTTCCTGCATACACAGTTCATCCTGGAGCCGATGATTCGCATGATTCAAGGCGGCCAATGGTTTATTGTGTTGATTGCCTTTATTGCGGTGAGTTGGATTGCGGATCGTTGGGCGCGCAGCGATACGTCGATCGGTATGCAATACCTTGGGTTGGCGCTTTACACCGTCGCCGAAGCAATCATCTTTGTGCCGCTGCTGTACATCGCCCAAGTGACCGCCGGTCCTGATGTGATTCCCACAGCCGCAGGGCTGACGATGTTAGCGACCGCGGTATTGACCGCTGTGGTCTTTATCACGGGTAAGGATTTCTCGTTTCTCCGCACCCTGTTAATCGTGTTGTCATTCACTCTGCTAGCGGCCTTTGGCGCATCCGTGTTTTTTGGGCTTAACATGCCGGTCACATTGTTTGCCGGAATTGGCGTGGTGCTGGGCAGCGGCATGGTGCTATACAGCACATCCAACGTTTTGCACCACTACCGCACGGATCAATACGTCGCGGCTTCATTGAGTCTGTTCGCGGCAATCGCTTTGCTGTTTTGGTACATATTGCAATTGGTCATGAGTCGTGATTGA
- a CDS encoding LamG-like jellyroll fold domain-containing protein, with product MQNIATKLTYALLFLVGLPSLATAQAANKAVMHWLLQPEYVQHVTIKDATGAHAGQINGIVTHWYGNNLAALEFDGLHNRIVAEPVESLLAPQALTVSAWVMIDKPADHGGIAGLIQKEKPFATGWLLGYQGDQFTFAGPGSTDKPLISQTKFQPGRWYHVAATDDGKTQKLFVNGQQEASAESPTEKNAALPGQQFVIGAARDGEQIVHLDGMIHEIAAYDRPLEAAAIRGQYDSKATAFPAPLEITVGPHVEFLSRTAAVVEWETAHPMPSVVAYGVDKQLGQRVTNAQPTTQHRVTIDDIAPDSIYSFQIRGTNNDQETAGKTHVFDSHFNYTLPTVVDDQSPYPNDELTELYESFAERILKETGVTQGYCLVLGVEQGRLAYELAKRSNLKIVAVDDNPANAAAARAALGETPYYGLRISIHEGSLSDLPYGEYFANLVVSDSLLMRGKLAADPGETYRVLSPSGGTAYLGQSDKRRVTATKTDLKKWLSEDPNDESHIDENGGLFASVRRGPLTGAGQWTHQYGQADNASCSQDFLVRGKMNVQWWGRPGPRPMPDRGPRNPAPLSAGGRLYIQGDRVLFSLNAYNGTVLWSKQVPAVRRANMPRDCSNMVAADDALYVVEGDHVLKFDGQTGKPTVVMQIPASDDSAPVDWGYLACVGDTLLGSAQKSGAGYLGDFGEWYDKSEPTSIAKVTSRRLFALDRNTGAAQWYYQGGVIINSTLTVADGRVYFVESRNPAALDSTAGRLVDEVQTGQFLVAVDLKTGEKLWEQPTDLSDASRVIYLVHTDDTLAVTGSSNGKYHIWAFNNEEGKPLWKESFAMKKDDHGGAIQHPVAVGSTLYCELRGYNLRTGKLERTDLPQRRGCGTMAASNYAFFYRHRFHGMWDLETNTQSEFQGIRGGCWLGQIPAAGLMLAPESSAGCSCTHSIQISVGYIPSAMTKQTPASK from the coding sequence ATGCAAAATATCGCAACAAAATTAACCTACGCTCTGCTCTTCCTGGTTGGCCTGCCCAGCCTTGCCACCGCACAAGCGGCGAACAAAGCCGTGATGCATTGGTTGCTGCAGCCTGAATACGTCCAGCATGTGACCATCAAAGATGCCACCGGCGCGCATGCCGGGCAGATCAACGGCATTGTGACTCACTGGTATGGGAACAATCTCGCCGCATTGGAATTTGACGGCTTGCACAACCGGATCGTCGCCGAACCGGTGGAAAGCCTGTTAGCACCCCAAGCCCTGACGGTCTCTGCCTGGGTCATGATCGATAAACCGGCCGACCATGGCGGAATCGCCGGACTGATTCAAAAAGAGAAACCGTTCGCCACCGGTTGGCTGTTGGGTTATCAAGGTGATCAATTTACGTTTGCCGGCCCCGGCTCCACGGATAAGCCGCTCATCAGCCAGACAAAATTCCAACCCGGCCGCTGGTATCACGTCGCGGCCACCGATGACGGAAAAACACAAAAGCTGTTCGTCAACGGACAACAGGAAGCTTCCGCCGAGAGCCCCACAGAAAAGAACGCCGCTCTCCCCGGACAGCAATTCGTCATCGGAGCAGCGCGGGACGGAGAGCAGATTGTCCATTTGGACGGCATGATTCACGAAATCGCCGCTTATGACCGGCCGCTGGAGGCTGCAGCAATCCGAGGCCAGTACGATAGCAAGGCCACCGCGTTCCCCGCCCCGCTAGAAATCACAGTCGGTCCGCACGTTGAATTTCTTTCACGCACTGCCGCCGTCGTGGAGTGGGAAACCGCCCACCCTATGCCCTCGGTCGTTGCCTATGGTGTCGATAAACAACTGGGCCAGCGTGTCACCAACGCTCAACCGACGACTCAGCATCGCGTCACAATCGACGACATCGCGCCGGATTCCATCTACTCTTTTCAAATCCGCGGCACCAACAACGATCAAGAAACTGCGGGAAAAACGCATGTGTTTGACTCGCATTTCAATTACACATTACCGACGGTCGTTGACGATCAGTCCCCGTATCCGAACGACGAACTGACCGAATTGTATGAGTCGTTCGCCGAACGGATCCTCAAAGAAACCGGCGTCACGCAGGGGTACTGTTTGGTGTTGGGGGTTGAGCAAGGTCGCTTGGCGTACGAATTGGCCAAGCGGTCAAATCTGAAAATTGTCGCCGTCGACGATAATCCCGCCAACGCCGCCGCCGCCCGCGCTGCTCTGGGCGAGACACCCTATTATGGACTACGAATCAGCATCCACGAAGGGAGTCTCTCCGATTTACCGTATGGGGAATACTTCGCCAATTTGGTCGTCTCCGACAGCCTGCTGATGCGGGGCAAACTCGCTGCCGATCCTGGAGAAACCTATCGCGTACTCAGTCCGTCGGGAGGCACCGCCTATCTGGGGCAATCGGACAAGCGCCGGGTCACGGCCACCAAAACGGATTTGAAGAAATGGCTCAGCGAGGATCCCAACGATGAATCTCATATCGACGAAAATGGCGGCCTCTTTGCCTCGGTCCGTCGCGGCCCATTGACCGGCGCCGGGCAATGGACGCATCAATATGGACAAGCAGACAATGCCTCGTGCAGTCAAGACTTTCTCGTTCGGGGCAAGATGAACGTCCAATGGTGGGGCCGCCCCGGTCCCCGGCCGATGCCTGACCGCGGCCCCCGTAATCCTGCGCCGCTCTCGGCCGGGGGACGACTGTACATTCAAGGGGACCGCGTGCTGTTCAGTTTGAATGCTTATAACGGCACCGTCTTGTGGTCGAAACAGGTCCCGGCCGTCCGCCGCGCCAACATGCCGCGGGATTGCAGCAACATGGTCGCCGCTGACGATGCGCTCTACGTTGTCGAAGGGGATCATGTGCTCAAATTCGACGGCCAAACCGGCAAGCCGACTGTTGTGATGCAAATCCCCGCCAGCGATGATTCGGCACCCGTTGATTGGGGTTATCTGGCCTGCGTCGGCGACACGCTGCTCGGCTCCGCTCAAAAATCAGGGGCGGGGTATTTGGGAGATTTCGGAGAATGGTACGATAAAAGCGAGCCGACCTCGATTGCGAAAGTCACCAGTCGCCGGTTGTTTGCCCTCGACCGCAACACCGGAGCGGCGCAGTGGTATTATCAAGGCGGCGTGATCATCAACTCCACGCTCACGGTGGCCGACGGCCGTGTGTACTTTGTGGAAAGCCGTAATCCCGCCGCGCTGGACAGCACCGCGGGCCGCTTGGTCGATGAAGTGCAAACTGGGCAGTTCCTGGTCGCGGTGGACTTAAAAACCGGCGAAAAGTTGTGGGAGCAACCGACCGATCTCAGCGATGCCTCGCGGGTGATCTATCTGGTGCATACCGACGACACGTTGGCCGTGACGGGATCTTCAAATGGGAAATACCACATCTGGGCCTTCAACAACGAAGAGGGGAAACCGCTTTGGAAAGAATCGTTTGCCATGAAAAAGGACGATCACGGCGGCGCGATTCAACATCCCGTGGCGGTGGGCAGCACGCTTTACTGCGAATTGCGGGGCTACAATCTCCGCACCGGCAAACTGGAACGGACCGACCTGCCCCAGCGGCGCGGTTGCGGGACGATGGCGGCGTCGAATTACGCGTTCTTTTACCGACACCGTTTTCACGGCATGTGGGATTTGGAGACCAACACGCAAAGCGAGTTTCAAGGCATCCGTGGTGGCTGCTGGTTAGGCCAAATTCCCGCAGCGGGATTAATGCTCGCGCCTGAATCGAGCGCCGGATGTTCTTGCACCCATTCGATCCAAATTTCCGTGGGCTACATCCCATCGGCAATGACCAAACAAACGCCCGCCAGCAAATAA
- a CDS encoding serine/threonine protein kinase, giving the protein MLDPPSQALLERLYENQICTPRDLNRCRKQVQRLTRDLPAFDSVWIDALLQARILTPFQARLLDSTPPGQIVVGPCLLLDRLGGGQRGETFLAQHKSSRQICVLKIVAPRDGYSVEEFSAFESVIARIADISHPCLVGPQVCDRLGDRIVVVSRHIAGPHLAELLVRRGRFPADIVWEIGRQLLDGLATLHANSQMHGDIRTHNVRLAQSGVSVLVDAGVRPVVERDLTIHSAAAPERFDGIAPELIGTGRSHAPTTDFYALGCLLWQLLAGRPPFPGGDPLAKIAAHQTSTVADVREWAPDTPPKLAEAIAQLTDPDPTKRPQSAAEAIDVWGKPSRMARSKVSRFVAGFRGPARATREGRAATTVGRWAPMFVLVFLLSGLATFLSDQGARNAMLAMVNDLAPSLNQLEDNKNSKSPPEAKADPQETPTARPKYLELPAAQNGIIVLNAPGPYSIRPISAVGPLVIRGTAGTPSEIVIDSAPLKISAESIRLENVRLRNIAPETGHAPAGSLVLLQTDRLDVNRCEFHTHALDSLPSETITPAARLSIKPIALAWRNLGTSAGGMIRLRDTQFVGVGTALHMASAPQSLQAKNCLRLGGGTMFVLNSPPPAGSLLTVQLNSVTCRESGPLWNWRFSDKNRRPGKVQINATNCVFHAADQQTALFEFLGDDVRNDWSELVSLNGVDTIIRPQTRLVTWLNRQTAQLTPLADEMLYVEGVFAVPYTFRGNLTNRPADSELDEIKASISRRSEELPGYHVR; this is encoded by the coding sequence TTGTTGGACCCACCGTCACAAGCATTGCTCGAACGGCTGTACGAGAATCAAATCTGCACGCCGCGCGACCTCAATCGCTGCCGCAAGCAAGTACAACGCCTCACGCGCGATCTGCCGGCGTTTGACTCGGTGTGGATCGATGCGCTGTTGCAGGCCCGTATTCTTACGCCGTTTCAAGCCCGTTTGTTGGATTCCACTCCTCCCGGACAAATTGTCGTCGGGCCCTGTCTGTTGCTCGACCGCTTGGGTGGCGGGCAGCGGGGGGAGACTTTTTTAGCACAACACAAATCGAGCCGGCAAATCTGCGTGCTGAAAATCGTCGCGCCCCGTGACGGGTATTCCGTCGAGGAGTTTTCGGCGTTCGAATCAGTCATCGCGAGGATTGCCGACATCAGCCATCCCTGCCTCGTTGGACCGCAGGTGTGCGACCGCTTGGGTGATCGCATCGTGGTTGTCAGTCGACACATCGCCGGTCCGCATTTGGCGGAATTGCTCGTCCGCCGCGGCCGTTTCCCCGCTGACATCGTCTGGGAAATTGGACGGCAACTCCTGGACGGTCTCGCTACGTTACATGCCAACAGCCAGATGCATGGCGACATCCGCACGCACAACGTACGGCTCGCCCAATCAGGTGTGTCCGTTTTGGTCGATGCCGGTGTTCGACCGGTCGTGGAACGCGACCTCACCATCCACTCGGCGGCGGCACCGGAACGATTTGATGGGATCGCGCCGGAGTTGATCGGCACCGGTCGCAGCCATGCCCCGACCACCGATTTCTATGCACTGGGTTGCCTGCTCTGGCAACTGTTGGCCGGACGTCCGCCATTTCCGGGGGGCGACCCACTGGCGAAAATTGCCGCGCACCAAACCAGTACGGTTGCCGATGTGCGGGAATGGGCGCCCGATACGCCGCCAAAACTCGCCGAGGCCATCGCACAACTCACCGACCCCGACCCGACCAAACGCCCACAGTCAGCCGCAGAAGCCATTGACGTCTGGGGCAAACCGAGCCGTATGGCCCGCAGCAAAGTCTCAAGATTTGTCGCCGGCTTCCGCGGCCCAGCCCGCGCAACACGCGAAGGCCGCGCCGCCACGACGGTCGGACGTTGGGCACCGATGTTTGTGCTCGTGTTTTTACTGTCCGGATTAGCAACATTTTTATCCGACCAGGGCGCGCGGAACGCGATGCTAGCAATGGTCAACGACCTTGCTCCTTCACTAAATCAGTTGGAGGACAACAAGAATTCCAAGTCGCCCCCCGAGGCAAAGGCCGATCCACAGGAAACACCGACTGCTCGGCCGAAATACTTGGAACTGCCCGCAGCGCAGAACGGGATAATCGTACTCAACGCGCCCGGCCCCTACAGTATACGGCCGATTTCAGCAGTGGGGCCGTTAGTCATTCGTGGAACAGCAGGCACGCCGTCGGAAATCGTCATCGATTCGGCTCCCCTAAAAATCAGCGCCGAATCGATCCGCTTAGAAAACGTCCGTCTACGAAACATTGCCCCAGAAACAGGGCACGCCCCCGCTGGGTCGCTGGTTTTGCTGCAAACGGATCGGCTCGATGTCAACCGCTGTGAGTTTCACACACATGCGTTGGATTCGCTCCCGTCGGAAACAATCACCCCGGCAGCACGCCTCTCCATCAAACCGATCGCACTGGCATGGCGAAACCTCGGCACGTCGGCCGGTGGGATGATTCGGCTACGGGATACGCAGTTTGTGGGAGTCGGAACCGCACTGCATATGGCCAGCGCGCCGCAAAGCCTTCAAGCAAAAAATTGCCTGCGGTTGGGAGGCGGCACGATGTTTGTGCTCAACAGCCCTCCCCCGGCGGGAAGTCTGCTCACAGTCCAATTGAATTCGGTGACCTGTCGCGAGAGTGGTCCGTTGTGGAATTGGCGATTCTCAGACAAAAACCGCCGGCCGGGCAAAGTCCAAATCAATGCGACCAATTGCGTATTCCATGCGGCGGATCAACAGACCGCGCTGTTCGAATTCCTAGGCGACGACGTACGCAACGATTGGAGCGAACTTGTCTCTCTGAACGGCGTCGACACGATCATCCGGCCCCAAACGCGTCTCGTGACCTGGTTGAACCGGCAAACCGCGCAGCTCACTCCACTGGCCGACGAAATGTTGTACGTCGAAGGAGTCTTTGCGGTGCCGTATACATTTCGCGGAAACCTGACGAATCGCCCGGCTGACTCGGAACTGGACGAAATCAAAGCCAGTATTTCGCGGCGTTCCGAGGAATTACCCGGCTATCATGTTCGGTAA
- a CDS encoding CBS domain-containing protein produces the protein MDLREILTTTRIGQLAIKSVPILSPQDSVHFAAAQMRSHSHGSALVCDNDRLVGVFTERDLLRWLADGRSLDDAIAEAMTANPQTVTSGDALMSAIGYLDQGGYRRIPVVNADGAPIGIIDVKTIVHFFVEHFPSAIYNQSPQSKQTTSDREGA, from the coding sequence ATGGACTTACGCGAAATTCTGACGACGACGCGGATTGGCCAATTGGCGATCAAGTCGGTCCCGATCTTGTCTCCGCAAGACAGCGTGCATTTTGCCGCCGCTCAAATGCGAAGCCATAGCCACGGCTCGGCGCTGGTCTGTGACAACGACCGTTTGGTCGGAGTCTTTACCGAGCGCGACCTCCTGCGGTGGTTAGCCGACGGTCGCTCGCTGGATGATGCCATTGCCGAAGCCATGACGGCCAACCCCCAAACGGTCACCTCGGGCGATGCACTGATGTCGGCCATCGGTTACCTGGATCAGGGTGGGTACCGTCGGATTCCCGTAGTCAACGCAGACGGCGCTCCGATCGGGATTATCGACGTGAAAACCATTGTGCATTTTTTCGTCGAGCACTTTCCCTCAGCGATTTACAATCAGTCCCCTCAGTCCAAGCAAACGACTTCAGACCGCGAAGGCGCGTGA
- a CDS encoding aspartate carbamoyltransferase catalytic subunit yields the protein MNFVTDTDNSIKKRWTKRHLLGLEYLSADEITMILDQAAEFKRLAAQGETKLGLLRGTVVANLFFEPSTRTRTSFGLAAKRLSADIVEFSAAGSSLVKGETFIDTARNIEAMGVDQVVVRHSTPGAPHLLAQNLNTSVLNAGDGTHEHPTQALLDIFTIREHRGTLQGLTVALVGDISHSRVARSNIWGLTKLGARVIVCGPATLIPQHVEKLGVEVATDLDKILPELDCINLLRIQFERQRSGLFPSIAEYAHLFGMNGERLKTAKDDVMILAPGPINRGVEITPDVADGGHSVILDQVTNGLLIRMACLYLLNPKNSP from the coding sequence ATGAATTTCGTTACGGATACAGACAATTCGATTAAGAAACGCTGGACCAAACGACATCTATTGGGTTTGGAATACCTCTCGGCTGACGAAATCACGATGATTTTGGACCAAGCCGCCGAGTTCAAACGTCTCGCCGCGCAAGGTGAAACGAAACTCGGATTGCTCCGCGGAACGGTGGTCGCCAATCTGTTTTTCGAACCCTCGACCCGCACACGCACCAGTTTTGGCCTAGCTGCCAAACGGCTGAGCGCCGACATCGTTGAGTTCAGCGCGGCCGGCAGCAGTCTGGTCAAAGGCGAAACATTCATCGATACGGCCCGCAATATCGAAGCCATGGGGGTTGATCAAGTCGTCGTACGTCACAGCACGCCCGGCGCCCCGCATCTTCTCGCACAAAACTTGAACACCAGCGTCCTGAATGCCGGCGATGGCACGCATGAACATCCGACGCAAGCGCTGCTGGACATCTTTACCATTCGCGAACACCGCGGCACGTTGCAGGGATTGACCGTTGCACTCGTCGGCGACATTTCGCACAGCCGCGTCGCCCGGTCCAACATCTGGGGGCTGACCAAACTGGGAGCACGGGTCATCGTCTGCGGTCCGGCGACGTTGATTCCACAGCACGTGGAAAAACTGGGCGTCGAAGTCGCCACAGACCTCGACAAAATCCTGCCCGAACTCGATTGCATCAACTTGCTGCGTATTCAATTCGAACGTCAACGCAGCGGGTTGTTCCCTTCGATTGCCGAATACGCACATCTGTTCGGCATGAACGGCGAACGGTTGAAGACGGCCAAAGACGACGTGATGATTTTAGCTCCCGGCCCCATCAACCGCGGTGTGGAAATCACACCGGACGTGGCGGACGGTGGCCATTCAGTCATCCTCGACCAAGTGACCAACGGCCTGTTGATTCGTATGGCTTGCTTGTATCTTCTCAATCCCAAAAACAGCCCGTAA
- a CDS encoding cyclic nucleotide-binding/CBS domain-containing protein — MICPDCQFDNITGADVCEGCGASLIHGEEFTNALERGIIAHSVDVLCAKRPVCVPATTSVREAIDLMLKHQTGAVLVESNGEVGGIFTERDVLNDVSQDVSQMSESLENHMTASPETITKNDSIAYAMHAMDVGGYRHLPIVDSAGVPTGIVSARDIMRFLCVRYANSRDDE, encoded by the coding sequence ATGATTTGCCCCGATTGTCAGTTCGATAATATCACCGGTGCCGATGTCTGCGAAGGTTGCGGGGCATCGCTGATTCATGGCGAAGAATTCACCAATGCGCTCGAACGGGGAATCATCGCACATTCAGTCGACGTCCTGTGCGCGAAGCGGCCTGTTTGTGTTCCGGCGACGACATCGGTGCGTGAAGCCATCGACTTGATGTTGAAGCATCAAACCGGTGCGGTACTTGTCGAGTCCAATGGGGAAGTGGGCGGTATCTTTACCGAACGCGACGTCCTGAACGATGTGAGCCAAGATGTTTCGCAAATGTCGGAAAGTCTCGAAAATCACATGACCGCCTCCCCGGAAACCATCACCAAGAACGACTCCATCGCCTATGCCATGCATGCCATGGACGTTGGTGGATATCGGCATCTGCCTATTGTCGACTCGGCCGGTGTGCCGACTGGGATCGTCTCCGCTCGCGATATCATGCGATTCCTTTGTGTCCGGTATGCCAATTCGCGCGACGATGAATAG